A region from the Wansuia hejianensis genome encodes:
- a CDS encoding aminotransferase class III-fold pyridoxal phosphate-dependent enzyme: protein MGNKTQEKYKRAKELIPGGVQLLSKSPEQFAPGQWPGYFAKAKGCEVWDLDGNHYYDMTTNGIGACMLGFADPDVSAAVIRRVENGSMCTLNPPEEVELAERLIGIHPWAEQARFARTGGECAAMAVRIARATTGRQMVAVCGYSGWHDWYLAANLGEDDSLCGHLLPGLKPAGVPKNLRNTTVTFHFNNREEFDQVMDQYGDQLACVIMEPVRNELPKDQFLQHVRDRIHRAGGLLIYDEITIGWRYTFGGSHLVLGVQPDLATYAKALGNGHPIAAVIGTKAAMEGANFSFISSTYWTESIGPAAALATLDKMEKTRAWEYVQDCGAKVAEYWKDLGEAHGLPVHVENEITSLAHFAFTEHPMELKTLYTVLMLKKGFLGNTAIYPTLAHTPEVLELYRKAVDEVFGEIADILKKGNLEEAIGGPVCVSGFKRLN, encoded by the coding sequence ATGGGGAATAAAACACAGGAAAAGTATAAGAGAGCAAAAGAGCTGATCCCGGGAGGAGTGCAGCTTTTGAGCAAGAGCCCGGAGCAGTTTGCCCCCGGACAGTGGCCGGGTTATTTTGCGAAAGCAAAGGGCTGTGAAGTGTGGGATCTGGATGGAAACCACTATTACGATATGACGACAAATGGAATCGGGGCCTGTATGCTGGGCTTTGCCGATCCGGATGTATCCGCGGCGGTGATCCGCCGGGTAGAGAACGGTTCCATGTGTACTTTAAATCCGCCGGAAGAAGTAGAGCTGGCCGAGCGGCTGATTGGAATACATCCATGGGCAGAACAGGCCAGATTTGCCAGGACGGGCGGGGAGTGCGCCGCCATGGCTGTGCGGATAGCAAGAGCGACGACGGGGCGTCAGATGGTGGCCGTCTGCGGATACAGCGGATGGCATGACTGGTATCTCGCGGCAAACCTGGGAGAGGATGATTCTCTCTGCGGCCATCTGCTTCCGGGCCTGAAGCCCGCCGGCGTGCCGAAAAATCTCAGAAATACTACCGTCACCTTCCACTTTAATAACCGGGAAGAATTTGACCAGGTGATGGATCAATACGGAGACCAGCTGGCATGCGTCATTATGGAACCGGTCAGGAATGAGCTGCCCAAGGATCAGTTCCTTCAGCATGTCCGAGACCGGATTCACAGAGCGGGCGGCCTGTTGATCTATGATGAGATCACTATTGGCTGGCGGTATACTTTTGGAGGGTCCCATCTGGTGCTGGGGGTTCAACCGGATCTGGCTACCTACGCGAAAGCGCTGGGCAACGGACATCCGATCGCAGCGGTCATAGGGACAAAGGCCGCCATGGAAGGAGCGAACTTTTCCTTCATCAGCAGCACCTATTGGACAGAATCCATAGGGCCGGCGGCGGCTCTGGCTACTCTGGATAAGATGGAAAAGACCAGGGCATGGGAATACGTCCAGGACTGTGGCGCGAAAGTTGCGGAATACTGGAAGGATTTAGGGGAGGCCCACGGTCTTCCGGTCCATGTGGAAAATGAGATCACAAGCCTTGCCCACTTCGCATTTACGGAACATCCTATGGAGCTGAAGACACTTTATACAGTTCTCATGCTGAAAAAAGGATTTTTGGGAAATACGGCGATTTATCCGACGCTGGCGCATACGCCTGAGGTTCTAGAATTGTACCGCAAAGCCGTAGATGAAGTCTTTGGCGAGATAGCAGACATTCTGAAAAAAGGGAACCTTGAAGAAGCCATCGGAGGACCGGTGTGCGTGTCGGGTTTCAAGCGCCTGAATTAA
- a CDS encoding AraC family transcriptional regulator, which translates to MEHLFMLEFNAGGVPGRLITFSAEYQQPSETSYFRHRHQHFELHYVREGSCTFLADADSFVVEAGNLCLIAPDNYHSIKSTSPDLKKMCIGFELSLPPDAEADSLSAVLRPFQSFRVFTGPASRLQNTLQRILQTTMSSQPEFFAREELRCLLSLLLLELARQIGPVPPATRDSGITIDLKRNYMIDEFFNNNFHLRGGDQVLAGQLHISSRQLDRILKSLYGKSYREKLLEIRLEVSLDLLKFSDKSVAAISELTGYSNPASFCSFIKKETGHTPGEIRRLTSPVHTPGSGFC; encoded by the coding sequence ATGGAACATCTTTTTATGCTGGAATTTAATGCCGGGGGCGTACCCGGAAGGCTGATTACGTTTTCCGCGGAATATCAACAGCCTTCGGAAACTTCATATTTTAGGCACCGCCACCAGCACTTCGAGCTTCATTATGTGCGGGAGGGCAGCTGTACATTTCTCGCGGATGCAGATTCTTTCGTGGTGGAAGCCGGGAATCTCTGTCTGATCGCGCCGGATAATTATCATTCCATTAAGTCTACTTCTCCGGATCTGAAGAAGATGTGTATTGGTTTTGAACTTTCTTTGCCGCCTGACGCCGAGGCAGACAGCTTATCCGCTGTTCTGAGGCCGTTTCAGTCTTTTCGGGTATTCACCGGGCCCGCTTCACGTCTGCAGAATACGCTTCAGAGAATCCTGCAGACCACCATGAGCAGCCAGCCTGAATTTTTTGCCCGTGAGGAACTGCGCTGCCTCCTTTCTCTGCTGCTGCTGGAGCTGGCGCGTCAGATCGGACCGGTTCCTCCGGCCACAAGAGACAGTGGCATCACCATTGATCTGAAACGGAATTACATGATTGATGAATTCTTCAACAATAACTTTCACCTCCGCGGAGGCGATCAGGTCCTTGCGGGACAGCTTCATATCAGCAGCCGCCAGCTGGACCGCATTTTGAAATCACTGTACGGGAAAAGCTATCGGGAAAAACTTCTGGAAATTCGGTTGGAGGTTTCACTGGATTTGCTGAAATTCTCTGACAAATCCGTAGCTGCTATTTCCGAGCTCACCGGTTACAGCAACCCGGCCAGCTTCTGTTCCTTTATAAAAAAGGAAACCGGGCATACACCCGGAGAAATACGCCGGCTAACCTCCCCGGTACACACGCCCGGTTCTGGATTCTGTTAA
- a CDS encoding AraC family transcriptional regulator yields the protein MDHVYMLDFRIEEIPCQLITISPDYRAQIEAPYYRHQHQYFELHYVYEGECELDIGDRIHEMHKDEICLIAPGIYHSVKSQPDTAGRLCIGFEVPRPSLEYKNREAVMLLETLNSLDVFRGEAGDTSQILRRIQEASGKSIHKLVVREELRALSEILVLELSQKINRKLLTDPSGDPELERICRNYKIGEFFNNSFYLRDGDEILAAELGVSRRQLNRILNEQYGMNYREKMNEVRLEISTDLLKSTQKSIGEISELMGYSCTANFCSFVKKMAGKTPLEIRKESKRQTVKESNTYRSV from the coding sequence ATGGATCATGTGTATATGCTGGATTTTCGAATTGAGGAAATTCCTTGTCAGCTGATTACAATTTCACCGGATTACCGGGCGCAGATTGAGGCTCCTTATTACAGGCATCAACATCAGTATTTTGAGCTGCATTATGTCTATGAGGGAGAGTGTGAGCTTGACATAGGGGATCGTATTCATGAGATGCATAAGGACGAAATATGCCTGATTGCGCCCGGCATTTATCATTCTGTCAAGTCGCAGCCTGATACTGCAGGCAGGCTGTGTATAGGTTTCGAAGTGCCCAGGCCTTCTCTGGAATATAAGAACAGAGAGGCGGTTATGCTGTTGGAAACTTTGAACTCTCTGGATGTTTTCAGGGGGGAAGCGGGGGATACTTCACAGATCCTGCGGAGAATCCAGGAGGCCTCAGGGAAGAGTATACATAAGCTGGTGGTTCGGGAAGAACTGAGGGCCTTGTCTGAGATTCTGGTGCTGGAGCTGTCTCAGAAGATTAACCGGAAGCTTTTGACAGATCCGTCCGGCGATCCGGAGTTGGAGAGAATCTGCCGGAATTACAAAATAGGAGAGTTTTTTAATAACAGCTTTTATCTGCGGGATGGAGATGAAATATTGGCTGCGGAGCTGGGTGTCAGCAGACGGCAGCTGAACCGCATTCTGAACGAGCAATACGGGATGAATTACAGGGAGAAAATGAATGAGGTTCGTCTGGAAATATCAACAGACCTGTTGAAGTCGACGCAGAAAAGTATTGGCGAGATCAGTGAGCTTATGGGGTACAGCTGTACCGCCAATTTCTGCTCTTTTGTGAAAAAGATGGCCGGAAAGACACCGCTTGAGATCCGGAAAGAGAGCAAGAGACAGACAGTTAAAGAATCAAACACTTACAGAAGTGTATGA
- a CDS encoding DegT/DnrJ/EryC1/StrS family aminotransferase, which produces MADKVLKGDASGRGQVEGFRVSIPARQHPYTEEEIATVVDVMRNCECQTQGPKLAQFQKDFAEFTGANHAFAVDNATNALSLAATLCGIQEGDEVIISAYTFCASAIPFGKAGAKIVWGDIDPETWTIDPKDIERKITPKTKAIVAVHLLGMPANMPEIMKIAKAHNLKVVEDCAQALDARINGQHVGTFGDYGCFSFHGAKTMTTLGEGGVLLVKSDDDAKLVPGIRHNGCTGFNYPRERYWVPAMSNVDLDIEGFWPNNFCIGEAQCALGSVSLKSLKKNTDTIIATNERLRELLKDVPEISFNKIPEGYRHVRHQWIQHFDGSAFGKDRNDLLDLMTGKYGIRCITQYYPLYRYPLFQKLGAGEFDCPVLESWWDNSFSVPMWCGMPDEVLVTIADSLKAAIADLKK; this is translated from the coding sequence ATGGCAGACAAAGTATTAAAAGGTGATGCTTCAGGCAGAGGACAGGTGGAAGGCTTCCGGGTTTCCATTCCGGCAAGGCAGCATCCGTATACGGAAGAGGAGATCGCTACCGTAGTGGATGTTATGCGTAACTGCGAGTGCCAGACACAGGGGCCGAAGCTGGCCCAGTTTCAGAAGGATTTCGCTGAATTTACAGGCGCAAATCACGCATTTGCGGTAGACAATGCGACAAATGCTCTTTCTCTGGCAGCTACCCTCTGCGGTATTCAGGAAGGGGATGAAGTGATCATTTCCGCGTATACCTTCTGTGCGAGCGCAATACCATTTGGAAAAGCAGGGGCTAAGATCGTATGGGGCGACATAGATCCCGAGACCTGGACCATCGACCCGAAGGATATCGAGAGAAAGATCACACCGAAGACAAAAGCGATTGTTGCCGTTCACCTTCTTGGGATGCCGGCAAATATGCCAGAGATCATGAAGATTGCCAAAGCACACAACCTGAAGGTGGTAGAAGACTGTGCGCAGGCTTTGGATGCAAGAATCAACGGCCAGCATGTGGGAACCTTTGGCGATTATGGATGCTTCAGCTTCCATGGTGCGAAGACCATGACTACCCTGGGAGAGGGCGGAGTGCTTCTGGTAAAGAGTGACGACGATGCAAAACTGGTACCGGGAATCCGTCACAACGGCTGTACCGGTTTCAATTATCCGAGAGAGCGGTACTGGGTGCCGGCTATGAGCAATGTGGATCTGGACATTGAAGGCTTCTGGCCCAACAATTTCTGTATCGGAGAAGCTCAGTGCGCGCTGGGAAGCGTATCCCTGAAATCTCTGAAAAAGAATACAGATACGATCATCGCAACGAATGAAAGGCTTCGTGAGCTTCTGAAGGATGTACCGGAAATCAGCTTTAACAAGATTCCGGAAGGATACCGTCATGTGAGACATCAGTGGATTCAGCATTTTGACGGCAGCGCGTTCGGCAAGGACCGGAATGATCTTCTGGATCTGATGACCGGAAAATACGGTATCCGCTGTATTACACAATATTATCCGCTGTACCGTTACCCGCTGTTCCAGAAGCTGGGGGCCGGCGAGTTTGACTGCCCGGTGCTTGAGAGCTGGTGGGATAATTCCTTCAGCGTGCCGATGTGGTGCGGAATGCCGGATGAAGTTCTGGTAACTATTGCGGATTCTTTGAAGGCGGCGATTGCCGATCTGAAAAAATAA
- a CDS encoding aldo/keto reductase, translated as MEYRKIPGTDLNVSTITLGTMTYGSPVPFEDAVRLTEYAVSQGINIIDTANMYEGYNRTPGSSGGVAEEIIGAFLKKYDRNKVVIATKLGMKVGDAPEDEGTSAAAIDKHLELSMRRMQTDYVDIYYLHKPDPDSSLEDTLTTMNRKIKEGKVRYYGVSNYNAAQLSELIQTADRLDVARPVICEPPLSLLKQEALEELLPLCAKENIAVTPYQIFQGGLLTGKYHRGAQAPEGSRGSEMPGWLWKLEDGLYDQLEAIEAEAAKEGCTMLEYAIRWTLRQPAVVSAIVGVKKTSQIDAAVKA; from the coding sequence TTGGAATATAGAAAAATTCCGGGTACGGATCTGAATGTCAGCACGATCACGCTGGGAACTATGACCTATGGATCACCGGTACCCTTTGAGGATGCTGTCAGGCTGACGGAATATGCGGTGAGCCAGGGAATCAATATCATCGATACAGCTAACATGTATGAAGGATATAACCGGACGCCGGGAAGCAGCGGTGGAGTTGCTGAGGAAATTATAGGTGCTTTTCTGAAAAAATATGATAGAAACAAAGTAGTGATTGCGACCAAGCTTGGCATGAAAGTGGGAGATGCCCCGGAGGACGAGGGGACCAGTGCGGCCGCCATTGATAAACATCTGGAACTGAGCATGAGACGGATGCAGACAGATTATGTGGACATTTACTATCTTCACAAACCAGACCCGGATTCGTCCCTGGAAGATACTCTGACGACAATGAACCGGAAAATCAAAGAAGGCAAAGTACGGTATTACGGCGTCAGCAATTATAATGCTGCTCAGCTGTCTGAGCTGATTCAGACGGCGGACCGCCTGGATGTGGCGCGCCCTGTTATATGCGAACCTCCCTTAAGCCTGTTGAAACAGGAAGCGCTGGAGGAACTGTTGCCGCTGTGTGCTAAGGAAAATATTGCTGTGACACCTTATCAGATTTTCCAGGGCGGCCTTTTGACCGGTAAATACCACAGAGGCGCGCAGGCGCCTGAAGGCTCCAGAGGAAGTGAAATGCCCGGATGGCTCTGGAAGCTGGAGGATGGCCTGTACGACCAGCTGGAAGCGATTGAAGCAGAAGCGGCAAAAGAAGGCTGCACAATGCTTGAATATGCGATTCGTTGGACGCTGCGCCAGCCGGCAGTAGTATCTGCTATAGTAGGAGTAAAGAAAACGTCGCAGATCGATGCGGCCGTTAAGGCATAA
- a CDS encoding FadR/GntR family transcriptional regulator → MIQPIVKSKLYEDVSRQIKELIKTGTWEEGMRIPTENELAAQFHVGRNSVREAIKSLQMTGILTSSPGRGTFVTGNALHAICLNELFTIMSDEKYMTDLIETRLALESYMAYLAARRADASDLSAMDGILKVMHGCTSKEELMKQGYLFHRKIAEAAGNKILSGFYHSIETQLLSQRDLDFLTMEVYQRGIGDHEAILQAIKAHEADLAKTLMEQHLRRDYQRYLDTRAPE, encoded by the coding sequence ATGATACAGCCGATTGTAAAATCCAAATTATATGAAGATGTTTCACGCCAGATCAAGGAGCTGATCAAGACCGGCACCTGGGAAGAAGGCATGAGGATTCCCACTGAGAATGAACTGGCCGCACAGTTTCACGTGGGCCGCAATTCGGTGCGGGAAGCGATTAAAAGCCTCCAGATGACCGGTATCCTGACTTCTTCACCTGGCAGGGGCACCTTCGTCACAGGCAATGCCCTCCATGCCATTTGCCTGAACGAACTGTTCACCATAATGTCAGACGAAAAATACATGACCGATCTGATCGAGACAAGGCTGGCCCTGGAAAGCTACATGGCCTACCTGGCAGCCAGGCGCGCAGATGCTTCTGATCTCTCTGCAATGGACGGTATTCTGAAAGTCATGCACGGCTGCACTTCTAAAGAAGAACTGATGAAACAGGGCTACCTGTTCCACCGGAAAATTGCTGAAGCCGCCGGCAATAAGATATTGAGCGGATTCTACCACTCAATCGAGACCCAGCTGCTCAGTCAGAGAGATCTGGATTTCCTGACGATGGAGGTCTACCAGCGGGGAATCGGTGACCATGAAGCCATCCTTCAGGCCATAAAGGCCCATGAGGCAGATCTGGCTAAAACGCTCATGGAACAGCATCTCCGGCGGGACTATCAACGTTACCTGGACACCCGGGCTCCGGAGTAA
- a CDS encoding ornithine cyclodeaminase family protein, which yields MQENVMVISESLVRKHLTPEDAIHCVEETWLEYGRGEVIMPSKITLDMANAGIKGWYNSMPSYIRQTDLAGIKWVGGFEDNPKHGMPFIRAKVLLSDPRTGSLRALVAGDYISDLRTGAQPAIAAKYLAASTDVVTIIGAGNQGYHSLLCMSKILDLKEVRICDLNPAAREQFISRFPDANFKLVSCEDNQTACLGSDIIITVTTANAPLVQESWVKKGALVMTMGSYTEVSEELMRCSDKLVTDHIGQALHRGGFAEMAAKGEITAQSFCAELPDIIAGTKSGRTSSDERILTALIGIGAHDAACAALICRRLEEIGEAVPTVDMA from the coding sequence ATGCAAGAAAATGTTATGGTAATCAGTGAAAGTCTGGTACGAAAACACCTGACGCCGGAGGACGCAATCCACTGTGTAGAAGAAACATGGCTTGAATATGGCCGCGGAGAAGTGATCATGCCCTCCAAAATCACCCTGGATATGGCCAATGCCGGCATAAAAGGCTGGTATAATTCTATGCCCTCTTACATACGGCAGACAGATCTTGCAGGCATTAAATGGGTCGGCGGATTTGAGGATAATCCCAAACACGGCATGCCCTTCATCCGGGCCAAGGTGCTGTTGAGCGATCCTCGCACCGGCAGTCTCCGGGCACTGGTTGCGGGAGATTATATTTCTGACCTCCGCACAGGCGCCCAGCCGGCCATCGCAGCTAAATACCTGGCTGCGTCCACAGATGTGGTCACTATCATCGGAGCCGGCAACCAGGGCTACCACTCCCTGCTGTGCATGTCCAAAATACTCGATCTGAAGGAAGTACGGATCTGCGATCTGAACCCGGCAGCAAGAGAACAGTTTATATCCAGATTTCCGGATGCCAACTTTAAGCTGGTATCCTGTGAAGACAATCAGACTGCCTGTCTGGGAAGCGACATTATTATCACAGTAACCACCGCAAACGCTCCTCTGGTTCAGGAATCCTGGGTGAAAAAGGGCGCGCTGGTCATGACCATGGGTTCCTATACAGAAGTATCTGAAGAACTGATGCGCTGCTCCGACAAGCTGGTAACAGACCATATCGGCCAGGCCCTTCACCGCGGAGGCTTTGCGGAAATGGCCGCCAAAGGAGAAATAACCGCTCAGTCCTTCTGCGCCGAACTGCCTGACATCATAGCGGGAACAAAATCCGGCCGAACCTCCTCTGATGAGCGGATACTGACCGCCCTGATCGGAATAGGCGCCCATGACGCCGCCTGTGCAGCCCTGATCTGCCGCCGGCTTGAAGAAATCGGAGAAGCCGTTCCCACCGTGGATATGGCATAG
- a CDS encoding HpcH/HpaI aldolase family protein, protein MDYKKNRMIEKLKRDELVTCLKINITDNIPTEIAAMCGVDCVWLDMEHVAADYSQVNKAMLGAKMHGTEVIVRTPRGAYSNLTRPLEMDASGVMVPHVMSYEDAKEVVYYTKFHPIGRRPLDGGNADGMYCMLDQDSYLKYSNEEKLTIIQIEDVEALEDLDKIAALEGIDMLFFGPADFSQSVGCPENIWNEKTLEARKKVVEAAKAHGKYAGTVGGTGNVKELYDMGFRFVNLGADVVALSSYFGNIISEVKKLGL, encoded by the coding sequence ATGGACTACAAGAAGAACAGGATGATTGAAAAACTGAAAAGAGACGAACTGGTAACATGTCTCAAAATCAATATTACGGACAATATTCCGACAGAGATTGCCGCTATGTGCGGTGTTGACTGTGTGTGGCTGGACATGGAGCATGTGGCTGCAGATTACAGCCAGGTGAACAAAGCCATGCTGGGAGCCAAGATGCACGGAACAGAGGTGATCGTCAGAACCCCGAGGGGAGCTTATTCCAATCTGACGAGGCCTCTTGAGATGGATGCTTCCGGCGTGATGGTGCCCCACGTGATGAGTTATGAAGACGCGAAAGAGGTAGTGTATTATACGAAATTCCATCCGATCGGACGTCGTCCGCTGGACGGCGGCAATGCTGACGGCATGTATTGTATGCTGGATCAGGACAGCTATCTGAAGTATTCCAACGAAGAGAAGCTGACGATCATTCAGATCGAAGATGTGGAGGCGCTGGAGGATTTGGATAAGATCGCAGCGCTGGAGGGAATTGACATGCTGTTCTTTGGGCCTGCGGATTTCTCGCAGTCGGTTGGCTGCCCGGAGAATATCTGGAATGAAAAGACTCTGGAGGCCAGAAAAAAGGTTGTGGAAGCGGCCAAGGCCCATGGAAAGTATGCCGGGACCGTCGGCGGTACGGGTAATGTAAAGGAGCTGTATGATATGGGCTTCCGTTTCGTGAATCTGGGAGCAGATGTGGTAGCGCTGAGTTCTTATTTCGGCAATATTATTTCTGAGGTGAAGAAGCTGGGTCTATAA
- a CDS encoding SDR family NAD(P)-dependent oxidoreductase, whose amino-acid sequence MTDKKITDLFSLEDKVVVIVGGKGVYGNALTEAFAKAGARVFTGARRLEPLEANAAELRDEGYDVTAFPCDQADEESLFTFRDSIFKETDHIDALVLNAVARTTSDWNCPKEEYEESMKVNATGLFLATRTLGDTMVDQRHGSIIIIGSMQGMIGPDWTLYEGQNMFNAANAAPDYFFHKSGDINFARFCASHYGPYNIRVNCVSPGGCRSEHQTEVFAERYGVRTQLGRMAEPVDLVGTVMFLAMDASGYVTGTNIPVDGGYTAK is encoded by the coding sequence ATGACAGACAAGAAAATTACGGATTTGTTTTCACTGGAAGATAAAGTGGTTGTAATTGTCGGTGGAAAGGGAGTCTATGGCAATGCGCTGACAGAGGCATTTGCGAAGGCCGGCGCCCGGGTGTTTACTGGCGCCCGGCGGTTGGAGCCGCTGGAGGCCAATGCGGCAGAACTCAGAGACGAGGGTTATGATGTGACTGCATTTCCCTGCGATCAGGCGGATGAAGAAAGCCTGTTTACATTCCGGGATTCCATATTCAAAGAGACGGACCACATAGACGCGCTTGTTCTGAACGCGGTTGCGAGAACAACCTCCGATTGGAATTGTCCGAAGGAAGAGTATGAGGAATCCATGAAGGTCAATGCGACAGGGCTGTTCCTCGCCACAAGAACCCTTGGTGACACCATGGTGGATCAAAGGCATGGGTCAATTATCATTATCGGTTCGATGCAGGGCATGATCGGGCCAGACTGGACGCTTTATGAGGGACAGAACATGTTCAATGCCGCCAACGCGGCGCCGGACTATTTCTTCCACAAAAGCGGCGATATTAACTTCGCCAGGTTCTGCGCCAGCCATTATGGACCGTATAATATACGTGTGAACTGTGTGAGTCCCGGCGGCTGCAGAAGCGAGCATCAGACGGAGGTATTTGCGGAGAGGTATGGAGTGAGAACCCAATTGGGAAGAATGGCGGAGCCGGTTGATCTGGTGGGCACAGTCATGTTTCTTGCAATGGATGCTTCCGGTTATGTAACCGGTACGAATATTCCGGTAGATGGAGGTTATACGGCGAAATGA
- a CDS encoding aldo/keto reductase: MTEQISKFTLGTVQLGMNYGMANKTGQPSTEQAFAILDAAAENGVTSLDTAVAYGTSEEVIGKYLAQSQNRFFITSKFKLAGKDDPLAEFEQQKNLTKEHLGKVNMYFYHDAHQMRAYGSLLREPMERMKEEGLTSMVGASVYEVEDIEDFLKCEWLQGIQVPMNILDNRIVESGLLEELKKRGVLVFVRSVFLQGLLCMDTVPERFEFLGPYVEELRDIAKSENMSLREMSVAYIRDLPGITSLALGCETAGQVKENAALIGVKAISPAGTDAIRALGKRVPIQEAMDRILGKK, from the coding sequence ATGACAGAACAGATTTCTAAGTTTACGCTGGGCACGGTCCAGCTGGGAATGAATTATGGCATGGCGAACAAGACGGGTCAGCCGTCCACAGAACAGGCTTTTGCTATTCTGGACGCGGCTGCGGAGAACGGAGTTACCTCTCTGGATACGGCTGTCGCTTATGGTACTTCCGAGGAAGTGATCGGTAAATATCTGGCCCAGAGCCAGAACAGGTTCTTCATTACCAGCAAATTTAAGCTGGCCGGGAAGGATGATCCTCTAGCGGAATTCGAGCAGCAGAAGAATCTCACGAAGGAGCATTTGGGTAAGGTAAATATGTATTTTTACCATGACGCTCATCAGATGCGGGCTTACGGCAGCCTTCTGAGAGAGCCGATGGAGAGGATGAAGGAAGAAGGACTGACCTCTATGGTAGGCGCTTCTGTCTATGAAGTAGAGGATATAGAAGACTTTCTGAAGTGCGAATGGCTCCAGGGAATACAGGTTCCCATGAACATCCTGGATAACCGGATCGTGGAGTCAGGACTTTTGGAAGAGCTGAAGAAGCGGGGCGTTTTGGTGTTTGTCAGGAGTGTATTTCTTCAGGGGCTCCTGTGTATGGATACAGTTCCCGAGAGATTTGAATTCCTGGGGCCTTATGTGGAAGAACTGAGAGATATAGCGAAATCAGAGAATATGAGCCTTCGTGAAATGTCTGTAGCATATATCCGGGATCTGCCGGGGATTACCTCTCTGGCGTTGGGCTGCGAGACCGCCGGACAAGTGAAGGAAAATGCGGCGTTGATCGGTGTAAAAGCTATTTCCCCTGCGGGCACGGATGCGATCCGCGCGCTGGGCAAACGGGTTCCGATCCAGGAGGCGATGGACCGCATTCTGGGCAAGAAGTGA